In a genomic window of Streptomyces roseoviridis:
- a CDS encoding DoxX family membrane protein yields the protein MSVDTRTPRPGFDDQPALSMVKVDSDPAQVIVNHASFRVRLAPAQQPKFAANPRIAALAGAAGVGAAAGAARSGAARRRPVVWTGKSSPGATGLLQAVRESSAPGVATLEPTTQTIPRIDDTMPTPVVPAAPTAPLLPPMRRAEGAYDDLYEIEREPYDQGADPDDRSPQRPGGPWTSAAASASVRHAYYPGRRMNLGVVLLPLRVFLGFISIYAGMGKLCDPVYFDGGERGSMVKWLNSLHPWALAEPLRDFALQHPVGAGLTVAFLQVVVGVLTVLGLWQRVAAVVGALLSAALILTVSWKTVPVYDAPDIIFLAAWSPLIIAGAPVYSIDGRLAGEAWRRLGPRAELWDLRRRVLRRGTVVAAVVVGLTLLIGSMLGGAVRSTEMVTVPGPNDDPVNHLPGQPLPKEPGATGPSRKAPKTPKPSATTGASGEREKDEESTPKESARETRRSEQRSPSATSGTRSPSQTRTTAPSSSSSDSTSGGTSGTPTSGSSSGGSTDGGSTSGGARNPIGGLLG from the coding sequence ATGAGTGTGGACACCAGAACGCCCCGGCCGGGGTTCGACGATCAGCCCGCGCTGAGCATGGTCAAGGTGGATTCCGATCCCGCCCAGGTGATCGTGAACCACGCCAGCTTCCGTGTGCGGCTCGCGCCGGCCCAACAGCCGAAGTTCGCCGCGAACCCCCGGATCGCCGCCCTCGCGGGCGCCGCAGGTGTCGGTGCCGCCGCCGGTGCGGCCCGGAGCGGAGCGGCCCGCCGCAGGCCCGTCGTGTGGACCGGGAAGTCCTCTCCCGGCGCCACCGGCCTCCTCCAGGCCGTCCGCGAGTCGTCCGCCCCGGGCGTCGCCACCCTGGAGCCGACCACCCAGACCATCCCGCGCATCGACGACACCATGCCGACCCCGGTGGTGCCGGCCGCGCCGACCGCCCCCCTGCTGCCGCCGATGCGGCGCGCGGAGGGGGCGTACGACGACCTCTACGAGATCGAGCGCGAGCCCTACGACCAGGGGGCCGACCCGGACGACCGCTCCCCGCAGCGGCCCGGCGGCCCCTGGACCTCGGCCGCCGCCTCGGCGAGCGTCCGGCACGCCTACTACCCGGGCCGCCGCATGAACCTCGGGGTGGTGCTGCTGCCGCTGCGCGTCTTCCTCGGCTTCATCTCCATCTATGCGGGCATGGGCAAGCTCTGCGACCCCGTCTACTTCGACGGCGGCGAGCGCGGCTCCATGGTCAAGTGGCTCAACTCGCTGCACCCCTGGGCGCTCGCCGAGCCGCTGCGCGACTTCGCCCTCCAGCACCCGGTGGGCGCCGGACTCACCGTCGCCTTCCTCCAGGTCGTCGTCGGCGTCCTCACGGTCCTCGGCCTGTGGCAGCGGGTGGCGGCCGTGGTCGGCGCCCTGCTGTCGGCCGCGCTGATCCTCACCGTGAGCTGGAAGACCGTGCCGGTCTACGACGCGCCGGACATCATCTTCCTGGCCGCCTGGTCGCCGCTGATCATCGCGGGCGCCCCGGTGTACTCCATCGACGGCCGGCTCGCCGGCGAGGCGTGGCGGCGCCTCGGACCGCGCGCCGAGCTGTGGGACCTGCGCCGCCGCGTGCTGCGGCGCGGCACGGTCGTCGCGGCCGTGGTCGTCGGCCTCACGCTGCTGATCGGCTCGATGCTCGGCGGCGCGGTGCGGTCCACCGAGATGGTCACGGTGCCGGGACCGAACGACGACCCGGTCAACCACCTGCCGGGGCAGCCGCTGCCGAAGGAGCCGGGGGCGACCGGCCCGTCCCGCAAGGCCCCGAAGACCCCGAAGCCGTCGGCGACGACCGGGGCGAGCGGCGAGCGCGAGAAGGACGAGGAGAGCACGCCGAAGGAGTCCGCGCGGGAGACCCGGCGCAGCGAGCAGCGCAGCCCGAGCGCGACCAGCGGGACGCGCAGCCCGAGCCAGACCCGT